The following proteins come from a genomic window of Miscanthus floridulus cultivar M001 chromosome 2, ASM1932011v1, whole genome shotgun sequence:
- the LOC136537123 gene encoding protein argonaute 2-like, producing the protein MGRGRRGPEGQGAQGPEASRSAGASTSGGGPPSPPDSEEEEGKGDEGGRDLHGDGGTAVAYYGGGGGRWVVARGRRAPEGQGAQGPDGEGWPAAGARGAGDGGANTTTTTTVRGRAKERERERAAAAGFESMLGARIHGAELGAKICGTELGAMYSGAKVLVT; encoded by the coding sequence ATGGGCAGGGGGCGTAGGGGCCCGGAGGGGCAGGGGGCGCAGGGCCCGGAGGCCAGCCGGTCGGCGGGAGCTTCGACGAGCGGTGGTGGGCCGCCCTCACCGCCGgacagcgaggaggaggagggaaagGGCGACGAGGGTGGCCGGGATTTGCACGGCGATGGGGGCACGGCGGTGGCCTACTACGGTGGAGGGGGCGGACGGTGGGTGGTTGCACGGGGGCGTAGGGCCCCAGAGGGGCAGGGGGCGCAGGGCCCGGATGGCGAGGGGTGGCCTGCTGCCGGCGCAAGAGGcgcgggcgacggcggcgctaacacgacgacgacgacgacggtgagAGGCAGagccaaagagagagagagagagagagcagcggcCGCGGGTTTTGAATCCATGCTCGGCGCtagaatacatggcgccgagctcggcgccaagatctgtgggaccgagctcggcgccatgtattctggcgccaAGGTACTGGTCACGTGA